One genomic region from Haloprofundus salinisoli encodes:
- the ilvC gene encoding ketol-acid reductoisomerase — translation MTDELNATIYYDDDADATYLDDKTVAVLGYGSQGHAHAQNLADSGVDVVVGLREGSASRAAAEDDGLEVATPVEAAAAADIVSVLVPDTVQPSVYEAIEDELEPGDTLQFAHGFNIHYNQIQPSEDIDVTMVAPKSPGHLVRRNYQADQGTPGLVAVYQDTTGDAKGEALAYARAIGCTRAGVVETTFREETETDLFGEQAVLCGGVTSLVKTGYETLVDAGYSPEMAYFECLNELKLIVDLMYEDGLGGMWDSVSDTAEFGGLTRGDVVVDDHAREQMEAVLEQVQNGTFAREWIVENQAGRPSYQQLREAEKNHDIEAVGEELRGLFAWADEEQGETTDEDEDEKSRVTADD, via the coding sequence ATGACAGACGAACTCAACGCGACGATCTACTACGACGACGACGCAGACGCAACGTACCTCGACGACAAGACGGTCGCCGTACTGGGCTACGGCAGTCAGGGTCACGCCCACGCGCAGAACCTCGCCGACAGCGGGGTCGACGTGGTCGTCGGCCTGCGCGAGGGTTCCGCCTCCCGCGCCGCCGCCGAGGACGACGGCCTGGAGGTGGCGACGCCCGTGGAGGCGGCCGCCGCCGCCGACATCGTCTCCGTACTCGTACCCGACACCGTCCAGCCGTCGGTGTACGAGGCCATCGAGGACGAACTCGAACCCGGCGACACGCTGCAGTTCGCCCACGGATTCAACATCCACTACAACCAGATTCAGCCCTCCGAGGACATCGACGTGACGATGGTCGCGCCGAAGTCCCCGGGCCACCTCGTCCGCCGCAACTATCAGGCCGACCAGGGGACGCCGGGTCTCGTCGCCGTCTACCAGGACACGACCGGCGACGCGAAAGGCGAGGCGCTGGCGTACGCGAGGGCCATCGGCTGCACCCGCGCGGGCGTCGTCGAGACGACGTTCCGCGAGGAGACCGAGACCGACCTCTTCGGCGAGCAGGCCGTCCTCTGCGGCGGTGTCACCTCGCTCGTGAAGACGGGCTACGAGACGCTCGTCGACGCGGGCTATAGCCCCGAGATGGCGTACTTCGAGTGTCTGAACGAGCTCAAACTCATCGTCGACCTGATGTACGAGGACGGACTCGGCGGGATGTGGGACTCGGTCTCCGACACCGCCGAGTTCGGCGGCTTGACTCGCGGCGACGTGGTCGTCGACGACCACGCCCGCGAGCAGATGGAAGCAGTGCTCGAACAGGTCCAGAACGGGACGTTCGCCCGTGAGTGGATCGTCGAGAACCAGGCCGGACGCCCGAGCTACCAGCAGCTCCGCGAGGCCGAGAAGAACCACGACATCGAGGCGGTCGGCGAGGAACTGCGCGGGCTGTTCGCGTGGGCCGACGAGGAACAGGGCGAGACGACCGACGAGGACGAGGACGAGAAATCGCGGGTGACAGCAGATGACTGA
- the leuC gene encoding 3-isopropylmalate dehydratase large subunit, translating to MSEGTLYDRVWDRHAVAELPTGQTQLFVGLHLIHEVTSPQAFGMLRERDMEVAYPELTHATVDHIVPTADQSRPYGDDAAEEMMAELEENVREAGIDFSDPTTGDQGIVHVIGPEQGITQPGKTIVCGDSHTSTHGAFGALAFGIGTSQIRDVLATGCVAMEKQKVRKIEVTGELSEGVEAKDVILEVIRRLGTDGGVGYVYEYAGEAVENLDMEGRMSICNMSIEGGARAGYVNPDETTYEWLAETDEFADDPEKFEQLKPYWESIRSDDDAEYDDVVVIDGDELEPVVTWGTTPGQGVGVTQPIPAPEELPEEKQDTARMSQEHMGVEPGDTMEGYEIDVAFLGSCTNARLPDLRRAAKIVEGRQVHPDVRAMVVPGSQRVQEQAEKEGLADVFREAGFDWRNAGCSMCLGMNEDQLEGDEACASSSNRNFIGRQGSKDGRTVLMNPQMVAAAALEGRVTDVRNLSEVTTV from the coding sequence ATGAGTGAGGGCACGCTGTACGACAGAGTGTGGGACCGCCACGCCGTCGCCGAACTGCCGACCGGACAGACGCAGCTGTTCGTCGGCCTCCACCTCATCCACGAGGTGACGAGTCCGCAGGCGTTCGGCATGCTGCGCGAGCGCGACATGGAGGTCGCCTACCCCGAACTCACCCACGCAACGGTGGACCACATCGTCCCCACGGCGGACCAGTCGCGGCCCTACGGCGACGACGCCGCCGAGGAGATGATGGCCGAACTGGAGGAGAACGTCCGCGAAGCCGGGATCGACTTTTCGGACCCGACCACCGGCGACCAGGGTATCGTCCACGTCATCGGGCCGGAGCAGGGTATCACCCAGCCCGGCAAGACCATCGTCTGCGGCGACAGCCACACCTCGACGCACGGCGCGTTCGGTGCGCTCGCCTTCGGCATCGGCACGAGCCAGATTCGAGACGTGCTCGCCACCGGCTGCGTGGCGATGGAGAAACAGAAGGTACGGAAGATAGAGGTCACCGGCGAGCTGTCGGAGGGCGTCGAGGCCAAGGACGTCATCCTCGAAGTCATCCGCCGCCTCGGCACCGACGGCGGCGTCGGCTACGTGTACGAGTACGCCGGCGAGGCCGTCGAGAACCTCGACATGGAGGGGCGGATGAGCATCTGCAACATGTCCATCGAGGGCGGCGCGCGCGCGGGCTACGTCAACCCCGACGAGACCACCTACGAGTGGCTCGCCGAAACCGACGAGTTCGCGGACGATCCCGAGAAGTTCGAGCAACTGAAGCCGTACTGGGAGTCGATTCGCTCCGACGACGACGCCGAGTACGACGACGTGGTCGTCATCGACGGCGACGAACTCGAACCGGTCGTCACGTGGGGCACCACGCCCGGCCAGGGCGTCGGCGTCACCCAGCCGATTCCCGCACCCGAAGAACTCCCCGAGGAGAAGCAGGACACCGCGAGAATGTCGCAGGAACACATGGGCGTCGAACCCGGCGACACGATGGAGGGCTACGAGATCGACGTCGCCTTCCTCGGCTCGTGTACGAACGCCCGCCTGCCCGACCTGCGCCGTGCGGCGAAGATCGTTGAGGGGCGACAGGTCCATCCGGACGTCCGCGCGATGGTCGTCCCCGGCAGCCAGCGCGTGCAGGAGCAAGCGGAGAAGGAAGGGCTGGCGGACGTGTTCCGCGAGGCCGGCTTCGACTGGCGCAACGCCGGCTGTTCGATGTGTCTCGGCATGAACGAGGACCAACTGGAGGGCGACGAGGCCTGTGCCTCCTCGTCGAACCGGAACTTCATCGGACGACAGGGGTCGAAGGACGGTCGCACCGTGCTGATGAACCCGCAGATGGTCGCGGCGGCGGCGCTCGAAGGGAGAGTAACCGACGTGCGGAACCTCTCGGAGGTGACGACGGTATGA
- the leuD gene encoding 3-isopropylmalate dehydratase small subunit has product MSAGEENGGPADTVRHVSGTGVPVRGNDIDTDQIIPARFMKVVTFDGLGQFSFFDQRFGDDDDPKEHPFNEDRFRDSSVLVVNANFGCGSSREHAPQALMRWGIDALVGESFAEIFAGNCLALGIPTVTADSETVEELQAWVDEHPDGDLDVDVEAETVTYGDTTVDVEVDDAQRKALVEGVWDTTALMKSNRNAVRETAESLPYVESDD; this is encoded by the coding sequence ATGAGCGCCGGCGAGGAGAACGGCGGCCCCGCCGACACCGTCCGGCACGTCTCCGGCACGGGCGTCCCCGTCCGGGGCAACGACATCGACACCGACCAGATAATCCCGGCGCGCTTCATGAAGGTCGTCACGTTCGACGGCCTCGGTCAGTTCTCCTTTTTCGACCAGCGGTTCGGCGACGACGACGACCCGAAGGAGCACCCGTTCAACGAGGACCGCTTCCGCGACTCCTCGGTGCTGGTCGTCAACGCCAACTTCGGCTGCGGCTCTTCCCGCGAGCACGCCCCGCAGGCGCTGATGCGCTGGGGCATCGACGCCCTCGTCGGCGAGTCGTTCGCCGAAATCTTCGCGGGCAACTGCCTCGCGCTCGGCATCCCGACGGTCACCGCCGATTCGGAGACCGTAGAGGAACTACAGGCGTGGGTCGACGAGCACCCCGACGGCGACCTCGACGTCGACGTCGAAGCCGAGACCGTCACCTACGGCGACACCACCGTCGACGTCGAGGTCGACGACGCCCAACGGAAGGCGCTCGTCGAGGGCGTCTGGGACACGACGGCGCTGATGAAATCGAACAGAAACGCCGTACGGGAGACGGCCGAGTCGCTGCCGTACGTGGAGAGCGATGACTGA
- the leuB gene encoding 3-isopropylmalate dehydrogenase produces MTDEIAVIPGDGIGQEVVPAAVRVLDEVGEFEFVEAEAGDRVKADTGEALPEGTYDLVASADATLFGAAGETAADVILPLRRAVDSFVNVRPAKAYPGVDALRPETDLVFLRENTEGVYSGHENRLSDDLSTLTRVVTDSASRRLAEYACEFVSAGEDAGGFTVAHKANVMRETDGRFREAVLSVADERGVDTDEVLMDAFATRVCLDPTQFGVVVCPNLAGDVLSDLAAGLVGGLGLLPSANVGPERALFEPVHGTAPDIAGEEVANPAATLFSAAMLLEHLGHDEAGRNVRSAVESVLEDGPRTPDLGGDASTEDVTSAVVERL; encoded by the coding sequence ATGACCGACGAAATCGCCGTCATCCCCGGCGACGGCATCGGTCAGGAGGTCGTTCCGGCGGCCGTCCGCGTGCTCGACGAAGTCGGCGAGTTCGAGTTCGTCGAGGCCGAGGCCGGCGACCGGGTGAAGGCGGATACGGGCGAAGCGCTGCCCGAGGGAACGTACGACCTCGTCGCCTCCGCGGACGCGACGCTGTTCGGTGCGGCCGGCGAGACGGCGGCGGACGTCATTCTCCCGCTTCGCCGCGCGGTGGACTCGTTCGTCAACGTCCGCCCGGCGAAAGCGTACCCCGGCGTCGACGCGCTCCGTCCCGAGACGGACCTCGTCTTCCTCCGCGAGAACACCGAGGGCGTCTACTCGGGCCACGAGAACCGCCTCAGCGACGACCTCTCGACGCTCACCAGAGTCGTCACCGACTCCGCGTCGCGACGACTCGCGGAGTACGCCTGCGAGTTCGTTTCCGCGGGAGAGGACGCCGGCGGATTCACGGTCGCACACAAAGCGAACGTGATGCGCGAGACCGACGGTCGCTTCCGCGAGGCCGTGCTCTCGGTCGCCGACGAGCGCGGCGTCGACACCGACGAGGTGCTGATGGACGCGTTCGCCACGCGGGTCTGTCTCGACCCGACGCAGTTCGGCGTCGTCGTCTGCCCCAACCTGGCGGGCGACGTGCTCTCGGACCTCGCCGCCGGGCTCGTCGGCGGCCTCGGACTTCTCCCGTCGGCGAACGTCGGCCCCGAGCGGGCGCTCTTCGAACCGGTCCACGGCACCGCCCCCGACATCGCGGGCGAGGAGGTCGCCAACCCGGCGGCGACGCTGTTCTCGGCGGCGATGTTGCTCGAACACCTCGGCCACGACGAGGCCGGGCGAAACGTCCGCTCGGCGGTCGAGTCCGTCCTCGAAGACGGCCCCCGGACGCCGGACCTCGGCGGCGACGCGTCCACGGAGGACGTGACGAGCGCCGTCGTCGAGCGACTCTGA
- the glpR gene encoding HTH-type transcriptional regulator GlpR, with amino-acid sequence MLPAERKRRIVELVTESDGRSVEALASTLEFSKATIRRDLRQLEEKGMVERSHGGAVPATTVGREQTYDQREVQNLEQKVAIGKRAAEELVDGQVAFFDAGTTTMEVARRTSPDRSFLAVTNAPRLAVELGESETEVKLTGGTLRERTRALVGPTAESFMNRTNFDVLFLGTNGVSPESGLTTPNEDEARMKELMVERAERVVLVADATKVGKRSFVQFADLPDVDLFVTAGDVPTEARDAFDAAGLALEVVSA; translated from the coding sequence ATGCTACCCGCGGAGCGAAAACGGAGAATCGTCGAACTGGTGACCGAATCGGACGGACGGTCGGTCGAAGCGCTGGCGTCGACGCTGGAGTTCTCGAAGGCGACGATACGCCGGGACCTGCGCCAGCTCGAGGAGAAGGGAATGGTCGAGCGCTCGCACGGCGGCGCGGTCCCGGCGACGACGGTCGGCCGCGAGCAGACGTACGACCAGCGGGAGGTGCAGAACCTCGAACAGAAGGTCGCCATCGGGAAGCGTGCCGCCGAGGAACTCGTCGACGGGCAGGTCGCGTTCTTCGACGCGGGGACGACGACGATGGAGGTGGCGCGCCGGACGTCGCCCGACCGGTCGTTTCTAGCGGTGACGAACGCGCCGCGGTTGGCCGTCGAACTCGGCGAGTCCGAGACCGAGGTGAAACTCACCGGCGGCACGCTCCGCGAGCGGACTCGCGCGCTCGTCGGGCCGACGGCGGAGTCGTTCATGAACCGAACGAACTTCGACGTACTCTTTCTGGGGACGAACGGCGTCTCGCCGGAGTCGGGGCTGACGACGCCGAACGAGGACGAAGCCCGGATGAAGGAACTGATGGTCGAACGGGCCGAGCGGGTCGTCCTCGTCGCCGACGCGACGAAAGTCGGCAAGCGAAGTTTCGTGCAGTTCGCCGACCTCCCGGACGTGGACCTGTTCGTCACCGCGGGCGACGTCCCCACTGAGGCCCGCGACGCGTTCGACGCCGCCGGCCTCGCGCTGGAGGTGGTGTCGGCGTGA
- the pfkB gene encoding 1-phosphofructokinase, with protein sequence MILTVTPNPALDHTLTVDEPLEPERVTRTDAARYDPGGKGINVSKYLDALGTETLATGFLGESFGAFLERRLRDADLATDFVEIDGVTRLNTTVLAPNGEFKVNQNGPEVSASAVDAAVDAVVRHDPETVVVAGSLPPGTGPETVDRIADAGAWDTVVDVDGPLLRRLDADYALCKPNREELAVAADAPVDTVEQCLDAAERLRDGRNGRYERVVASLGDDGAILVSDDGAYHASALETSVVDTVGAGDALLSGVLSAFAVGASEPEALKTGIAVAAAVVAVSGTRVPPFADVSERTERVSLSRL encoded by the coding sequence GTGATTCTCACGGTGACGCCGAACCCCGCGCTGGACCACACGCTCACCGTCGACGAACCGCTGGAACCCGAGCGGGTGACCCGCACCGACGCCGCGCGGTACGACCCCGGCGGGAAGGGCATCAACGTCTCGAAGTACCTCGACGCGCTGGGGACGGAGACGCTCGCGACGGGGTTTCTCGGCGAGTCGTTCGGCGCGTTTCTCGAACGGAGACTCCGCGACGCCGACCTCGCAACCGATTTCGTCGAAATCGACGGCGTGACCCGGCTCAACACGACGGTTCTCGCGCCGAACGGCGAGTTCAAAGTGAACCAGAACGGTCCCGAGGTGTCCGCGTCGGCCGTCGACGCCGCCGTCGACGCCGTCGTCCGACACGACCCCGAGACGGTGGTCGTCGCCGGGAGCCTCCCGCCGGGGACGGGTCCGGAGACGGTCGACCGCATCGCCGACGCCGGCGCTTGGGACACCGTCGTCGACGTCGACGGTCCGCTGCTCCGTCGGCTGGACGCCGACTACGCGCTCTGCAAGCCGAACCGCGAAGAACTCGCCGTCGCCGCTGACGCGCCGGTCGACACCGTCGAACAGTGTCTCGACGCGGCCGAACGGCTTCGGGACGGGCGAAACGGACGCTACGAGCGCGTCGTCGCCTCGCTCGGCGACGACGGGGCGATCCTCGTCTCCGACGACGGGGCGTACCACGCGTCGGCGCTGGAGACATCGGTCGTCGATACCGTCGGGGCGGGCGACGCGTTGCTGTCGGGCGTGCTGTCGGCGTTCGCTGTCGGCGCTTCTGAACCGGAAGCGCTCAAAACCGGAATCGCCGTCGCGGCGGCGGTCGTCGCCGTCTCGGGAACCCGAGTCCCGCCGTTCGCGGATGTTTCGGAGCGAACGGAACGCGTCTCTCTCAGCCGACTGTGA